A DNA window from Paenibacillus sp. HWE-109 contains the following coding sequences:
- a CDS encoding MFS transporter encodes MSKTWQIYVLALLSFLVGTSEFIIAGILDKISDTLHISLVAAGQLITVFSLVYALGTPVIMAFTSGWNRRKLLLFGLSLFVIANALAFVMPGFGLFISARVLMALGAGVVVVTSLSIAAVIAPQGKQASAIATVITGFTAALIVGVPLGRMLAAAYDWKVVFGGIAALGLLAIVVISLTIPAFKGEASIPLRKQLALLKNPKLTLALAVSFFWLGGYSIAYTYISPYLLTITGMGEKTLSTALFAFGIASLVGSKLGGFSTDRWGVQRTLRSGMLLHMITLILLTLAAHSPSVVFLLLLLWSFSAWSSGPTQQYNLVALAPESSGIMLSLNSSVMQLAMAGGAGVGGVVVSQVSLTSVTWIGAIGVGIALAITILSSRQSTAADDKKAEALQHA; translated from the coding sequence ATGTCAAAAACATGGCAAATCTATGTGTTAGCCCTACTCAGTTTTCTAGTCGGAACATCGGAGTTTATCATTGCCGGAATTCTGGATAAAATCTCGGACACTCTGCACATTTCCTTAGTGGCCGCCGGCCAGCTCATTACTGTCTTTTCACTCGTTTATGCACTCGGAACTCCCGTGATCATGGCCTTCACCTCAGGGTGGAATCGGCGTAAATTACTCCTCTTCGGACTCAGCCTTTTCGTCATAGCGAATGCGCTCGCCTTCGTCATGCCCGGATTCGGCTTATTCATCAGCGCTCGCGTCTTGATGGCGCTCGGCGCTGGCGTTGTCGTCGTTACATCATTAAGCATCGCCGCTGTGATCGCCCCCCAAGGCAAGCAGGCGAGCGCCATCGCAACTGTCATTACAGGTTTCACAGCCGCGCTGATTGTAGGCGTGCCACTCGGCAGAATGCTGGCTGCTGCTTATGACTGGAAAGTCGTTTTTGGCGGAATAGCGGCCCTTGGTTTATTGGCTATAGTCGTGATTTCCCTCACGATTCCCGCCTTCAAAGGCGAAGCTTCCATTCCGCTGCGCAAACAACTAGCTCTATTGAAAAATCCAAAACTAACCCTGGCTTTAGCCGTAAGCTTTTTCTGGCTGGGCGGCTACTCCATCGCTTACACCTATATTTCCCCCTACCTGCTAACCATCACCGGTATGGGTGAGAAAACATTGAGCACCGCCCTTTTCGCCTTCGGTATCGCCAGTCTCGTCGGCTCCAAGCTTGGCGGCTTCAGCACAGACCGCTGGGGCGTCCAGCGCACACTGCGTTCGGGCATGCTTTTGCACATGATTACACTCATTCTCTTAACTCTGGCCGCACACTCGCCAAGCGTCGTTTTCCTGCTGCTGCTTCTATGGTCCTTCTCGGCATGGTCATCAGGTCCTACGCAGCAATATAATTTGGTCGCCCTCGCCCCCGAATCATCAGGCATTATGCTCAGCCTAAACAGCTCCGTGATGCAGTTAGCCATGGCGGGAGGGGCCGGTGTCGGCGGAGTTGTCGTGAGTCAGGTTTCCCTCACATCCGTCACCTGGATTGGCGCGATCGGCGTGGGCATCGCGCTGGCTATCACCATCTTGTCATCCAGGCAATCCACTGCTGCGGATGATAAGAAAGCTGAAGCTTTGCAGCACGCTTAA
- a CDS encoding ArsR/SmtB family transcription factor yields the protein MVDVSLEAKQAVKVHKALGEPTRYKILEMLIKESNLCPAELENRLNSVALSTLSHHLKQLTDCGLLDSEKKGTFIHFSINWETVKKYVPYLIQ from the coding sequence ATGGTTGACGTCAGTTTGGAAGCCAAGCAAGCAGTGAAAGTTCATAAAGCTTTGGGCGAGCCTACGCGCTACAAGATTCTCGAAATGCTCATTAAAGAAAGCAATTTATGTCCTGCCGAGCTTGAAAACCGTTTGAATTCGGTGGCTTTATCCACACTGTCTCATCATCTAAAACAATTAACCGATTGCGGCCTGCTGGACTCCGAGAAAAAAGGAACATTCATTCACTTCAGCATAAACTGGGAGACCGTGAAAAAATACGTACCTTATCTGATACAGTAG
- a CDS encoding YhgE/Pip domain-containing protein: MKQIFRIYRTDLINLWKVPTGLLLMIALAILPSVYAWINLEAMWDPYANTSGIKIAVTSNDLGATVENKPINIGTEVVDNLKNNHTLGWTFVNEEDALSGVERGDYYASLIIPADFSRKITSIVDGTMEKPEILYTVNEKINAVAPKITSKGASSVTQQISENFVKTVSSSILTRMKELGIDFEKELPTIRNMETKVFELEKRLPDVEAMGAKALEIEQKLPEIKQKGQKIVELEQKIPDINRAADTILKIEERWPKIQSVAQEVLLIQQKLPEIQKAADRIAELDQNFDKVESALNTAIETSRKADEIVNAALAALPQIDAIATQGGAFAEQLADFLQKNDAAFEALIPVVKMNLILLQQTADAVTQLTGLLQEVNPDPQKVLAVMAVLKGQLTTGVAVIDRTIDLYTRLNTYLPNSPFSDNITRLTTIKTNMNNQIQTLSKLQSAIERGEKPAADLVNNLNALSKEASGAIGSLLARYDSEIVPNMKKALAQIKSVAQNSASVMQTLKTQLPNIKGILLDAQSGIHFAQTQLDALQKELPDIRAKVHEASATLQTKLDAFTNGINEAAPFIQNDLPKVEQKLHEASNFVRNDLPAAEDEIRKVADLYETKFPEVEDAVHLAANLVRSDLPEFEAAVHKAADQIRKVEGGGSIEEILRLLQNDIQKQSDFLSNPVLIKEDKRFPIPNYGSAMSPFYTTLSLWVGAMLLVSLMRVDVDNPEGAPLKSYQVYFGRMMIFLTVGFFQALIVTLGDLFLLGTYVVDKVWFVVFAVLISAVFISITYTLVSVFGNIGKGIAIIFLVLQFSSSGGTFPISTASPFFQKINPAVPFTYAVGVLRETVGGMQWSVVLKDVLFLFMFIGICYVVALALKKPLSGYTARVAEKAKKTKLIS; encoded by the coding sequence ATGAAGCAAATTTTCCGTATTTATCGAACTGATCTTATCAACTTGTGGAAAGTGCCCACAGGCTTGTTGCTTATGATTGCACTAGCCATTTTACCTTCTGTTTATGCCTGGATTAATTTAGAGGCGATGTGGGACCCCTATGCGAATACATCGGGGATCAAAATTGCCGTGACGAGCAATGATTTGGGGGCAACGGTCGAAAATAAGCCCATAAACATTGGCACCGAAGTGGTGGATAATCTGAAAAACAATCATACACTCGGTTGGACCTTTGTGAATGAGGAGGATGCGCTGAGCGGAGTTGAACGTGGGGATTACTATGCCAGCTTAATCATACCTGCGGATTTTTCCCGAAAAATAACGAGCATCGTAGACGGCACCATGGAAAAACCGGAAATTCTGTACACGGTGAATGAGAAAATTAATGCGGTCGCGCCCAAAATTACAAGCAAAGGGGCCTCCAGTGTTACCCAACAGATCAGCGAGAACTTCGTTAAGACCGTCAGCAGCTCCATTCTTACTCGGATGAAAGAGCTGGGGATCGATTTTGAAAAAGAACTGCCGACGATTCGCAATATGGAAACGAAGGTGTTCGAGCTTGAGAAGCGGTTGCCGGATGTTGAAGCCATGGGAGCCAAGGCCTTGGAAATTGAGCAAAAGCTGCCTGAAATTAAGCAAAAAGGGCAGAAGATTGTCGAGCTCGAGCAGAAAATTCCCGATATTAATCGCGCCGCGGATACCATTCTGAAGATCGAGGAACGCTGGCCCAAGATTCAGTCGGTGGCGCAGGAAGTATTGCTTATTCAGCAGAAGCTGCCGGAAATCCAGAAGGCTGCGGATCGAATTGCTGAGCTGGATCAGAATTTCGATAAGGTCGAATCAGCGTTGAATACAGCAATCGAGACGTCGCGGAAAGCGGATGAGATTGTCAATGCCGCGCTAGCCGCCTTGCCGCAAATTGACGCGATCGCTACGCAGGGTGGAGCTTTTGCTGAGCAGTTGGCTGACTTCCTGCAAAAGAATGATGCTGCATTCGAGGCGCTGATCCCAGTGGTGAAGATGAATTTGATCCTGCTTCAGCAAACGGCGGATGCCGTTACACAGCTCACGGGCTTGCTGCAAGAAGTGAATCCGGACCCGCAGAAAGTGTTGGCGGTTATGGCTGTCTTGAAGGGCCAATTGACGACAGGTGTTGCCGTTATCGACAGAACGATTGACTTGTATACACGTTTGAATACCTATTTGCCGAATAGCCCATTCAGCGATAATATTACGCGGCTAACGACGATCAAGACGAATATGAACAACCAAATTCAGACATTAAGCAAACTTCAAAGCGCTATTGAGCGCGGTGAGAAGCCGGCCGCGGATTTGGTGAATAACCTGAATGCCTTGTCCAAAGAGGCGAGCGGCGCAATCGGAAGTTTGCTTGCCAGATATGATTCGGAAATTGTGCCGAATATGAAAAAGGCTTTGGCCCAAATCAAATCGGTAGCCCAGAATTCGGCCAGTGTGATGCAAACGTTGAAGACGCAGCTGCCGAATATCAAGGGGATTTTGCTGGATGCGCAGAGTGGAATCCATTTCGCCCAGACGCAGCTGGATGCGCTGCAGAAGGAACTGCCAGACATTCGCGCGAAGGTGCACGAAGCGTCTGCAACGCTTCAAACGAAGCTCGATGCGTTCACGAACGGGATTAACGAAGCAGCGCCGTTCATTCAGAATGATTTGCCCAAAGTGGAGCAGAAGCTGCACGAAGCGTCCAATTTCGTGCGGAACGACCTGCCTGCGGCAGAGGATGAAATCCGCAAGGTTGCTGATCTGTACGAGACGAAGTTTCCTGAAGTCGAGGACGCGGTCCACTTGGCAGCGAATTTGGTGCGCAGCGATCTGCCGGAATTCGAAGCGGCTGTGCACAAAGCGGCTGATCAGATCCGCAAGGTCGAGGGTGGCGGCAGCATCGAGGAAATTCTGCGTCTGCTTCAGAACGATATTCAGAAGCAGAGCGATTTTTTATCGAATCCTGTTCTGATTAAAGAAGACAAGAGATTTCCCATCCCGAACTATGGCTCGGCGATGTCGCCTTTTTACACCACGCTTTCCCTATGGGTCGGCGCTATGCTGCTCGTCTCTCTGATGAGAGTCGATGTGGATAACCCGGAAGGTGCGCCACTGAAGTCGTATCAGGTGTATTTTGGGCGGATGATGATCTTCCTGACGGTTGGATTCTTCCAAGCTCTGATCGTGACGTTAGGCGATTTATTCCTGCTTGGCACCTATGTGGTTGATAAGGTTTGGTTCGTGGTGTTCGCTGTGCTCATCAGCGCGGTGTTCATCTCAATCACCTATACGCTGGTGTCTGTCTTTGGCAACATAGGGAAGGGAATCGCGATTATCTTCCTGGTCTTGCAGTTCTCAAGCTCAGGCGGAACGTTTCCGATCAGTACAGCATCGCCCTTTTTCCAAAAGATCAATCCTGCTGTGCCCTTCACGTATGCGGTTGGGGTGCTGCGCGAGACG
- the atzF gene encoding allophanate hydrolase yields the protein MNEIEKGEIEIPSELTLSWLRDKYAKRELTPQDIAATIVQRSLEDAAMHIWITPPSLELMQPYLDGLDKIAMADAPLWGIPFAIKDNIDLAGVPTTAGCAEYAYMPSEHAGVVERLIAAGAIPVGKTNLDQFATGLVGARSPYGDTHNALRPELISGGSSSGSAVSVARGQAVFSLGTDTAGSGRVPAALNRLVGYKPSLGAWPTKGVVPACASLDCVTVFAHSLEDALAVDQVARGVHAEDPWSRNVTRGASSLPGKVLLPEGALDFYGPFAAEYQAAWEAAVAALKKMNPDLSIEYVDVTLFAQAAAILYEGPWVAERWAALGSFIETHPGIAYPVTEQILRSGAAVEYDAASVFTAMHKLQQFKLEARKLLKGAVLVMPTCGGTWSREQVLTDPISTNRDMGRYTNHCNLLDLCAVAVPAGDAEGRTPFGITFFGLAEEEEMICGAAEQFVGGLVGFVASEVVSETASGAARESAASERATTLVAVCGLHMRGYPLEKQMLGCGARFIREDETAAAYSLVKLPTTPAKPGLIKQQQGGSAIRLEIWEMPLEAFGGFAAAIPAPLGIGKVELRDGTEVPGFVCEAYAAAGAEDVTSLGGWRQVVPL from the coding sequence ATGAACGAGATTGAAAAAGGTGAAATTGAAATTCCAAGCGAGTTGACGCTATCCTGGTTGCGGGACAAGTATGCAAAGCGGGAGTTAACACCGCAGGATATCGCAGCGACTATCGTTCAGCGGTCCTTAGAGGACGCAGCGATGCATATCTGGATTACTCCGCCTTCGCTGGAGCTAATGCAGCCTTACTTAGACGGATTGGATAAAATCGCGATGGCGGATGCCCCGCTTTGGGGAATTCCTTTTGCGATCAAAGATAACATTGATCTGGCAGGGGTGCCGACGACGGCTGGCTGCGCGGAGTATGCGTATATGCCATCGGAACATGCAGGCGTTGTGGAAAGGTTGATTGCCGCAGGAGCTATTCCGGTCGGCAAGACGAACCTGGATCAATTCGCGACAGGGCTTGTCGGTGCGAGAAGTCCTTACGGCGATACACATAACGCGCTGCGTCCAGAACTGATCAGCGGCGGCTCGAGCTCCGGCTCCGCTGTTTCGGTGGCCCGCGGGCAAGCGGTCTTCTCGCTAGGCACGGATACCGCAGGCTCGGGGCGTGTGCCTGCGGCGTTGAACCGCTTGGTTGGCTACAAGCCGAGTCTCGGCGCTTGGCCAACCAAAGGGGTGGTTCCGGCTTGCGCAAGTCTGGACTGTGTCACCGTATTCGCGCATAGTTTGGAAGATGCGCTGGCTGTGGATCAGGTGGCGCGCGGGGTTCATGCGGAAGACCCTTGGTCTCGTAATGTGACAAGAGGGGCATCTTCCCTTCCAGGCAAAGTGCTGCTTCCGGAAGGGGCGCTGGATTTTTATGGCCCTTTTGCAGCCGAATATCAGGCTGCTTGGGAGGCTGCGGTTGCTGCTCTGAAGAAGATGAACCCTGATCTCTCCATTGAATATGTAGATGTTACGTTATTCGCCCAAGCGGCGGCGATTCTATATGAAGGGCCTTGGGTGGCTGAACGTTGGGCAGCGTTGGGCAGTTTTATCGAGACTCATCCGGGGATTGCGTATCCGGTGACGGAGCAGATTCTCCGCTCGGGCGCTGCGGTCGAGTATGATGCTGCGTCTGTCTTCACAGCGATGCATAAGCTTCAGCAGTTCAAGCTCGAAGCGCGTAAGCTGCTCAAGGGTGCGGTGCTCGTCATGCCGACCTGCGGCGGTACGTGGTCGCGCGAGCAAGTGCTCACTGATCCGATCAGCACGAATCGGGATATGGGACGCTACACCAATCATTGCAACTTGCTGGATTTGTGTGCGGTTGCGGTTCCGGCGGGGGATGCGGAGGGGCGGACGCCTTTTGGGATTACCTTCTTCGGGCTTGCCGAAGAGGAGGAGATGATCTGCGGCGCGGCGGAGCAGTTCGTGGGCGGTTTGGTGGGTTTTGTGGCGAGTGAGGTTGTGAGTGAGACGGCGAGCGGGGCTGCGAGAGAAAGTGCAGCTTCTGAGCGGGCCACGACGCTGGTTGCGGTCTGTGGGTTGCACATGCGCGGCTATCCGCTGGAGAAGCAGATGCTTGGCTGTGGGGCGCGTTTCATCCGTGAGGATGAAACTGCGGCGGCTTACAGCCTCGTGAAACTGCCAACCACACCGGCGAAGCCGGGGTTGATCAAGCAGCAGCAGGGCGGCTCCGCCATCCGGCTGGAGATTTGGGAGATGCCGCTGGAGGCGTTCGGCGGCTTCGCGGCGGCGATCCCGGCTCCGCTGGGGATCGGCAAGGTTGAGCTCCGGGACGGCACGGAGGTCCCGGGTTTCGTTTGTGAAGCTTACGCGGCCGCAGGCGCGGAAGATGTTACTTCCCTTGGCGGCTGGCGCCAAGTGGTGCCTTTATAA